From a single Epinephelus fuscoguttatus linkage group LG18, E.fuscoguttatus.final_Chr_v1 genomic region:
- the cldn23.1 gene encoding claudin 23a → MPRRSAQEWIRLSLRTPGILIFGMVLSPCGWILDLTATVAPNWRTLHDIPNTPENEFIQQGIWDICRATSTNTRAECNLQDTTYFGNQIIEVAQGLMVASLIVTLIGLAVAIPGVRCWKDRPNWTVAGLGGLLIFLSGVMTIIPIAWYTHILDDVSTVTPRISVRVGYCIILGYIGGIMEILAGFVMFIGICRCCGGKNRGEVRVEEVNRARFSHQKQPPRRVDVPSLNRARSSASSVPYSKDSMDDDVSFPRAKTPAARSVNTSYSGRPYDADL, encoded by the coding sequence aTGCCGAGGCGATCAGCGCAGGAGTGGATCCGGTTGTCTTTACGCACACCGGGCATCCTGATCTTCGGGATGGTTTTGTCTCCCTGCGGATGGATCCTGGATCTGACCGCCACCGTGGCCCCAAACTGGAGGACCCTCCACGACATCCCGAACACCCCGGAGAATGAATTCATCCAGCAAGGCATCTGGGACATCTGCAGGGCCACCTCAACCAACACGAGAGCGGAGTGCAACCTGCAGGACACCACATATTTCGGCAACCAGATCATCGAGGTCGCGCAGGGTCTAATGGTGGCCTCCCTCATCGTGACTCTAATCGGGCTCGCCGTGGCCATCCCGGGGGTCCGCTGCTGGAAAGACAGGCCCAACTGGACAGTGGCCGGCCTGGGCGGGCTGCTCATCTTCCTCTCGGGCGTCATGACCATCATCCCCATCGCTTGGTACACGCACATCCTCGACGATGTCTCAACGGTGACACCTCGCATCAGCGTGCGCGTCGGCTACTGCATCATCCTGGGCTACATCGGGGGGATAATGGAAATCCTGGCAGGCTTCGTCATGTTCATCGGGATCTGCCGTTGCTGCGGCGGGAAGAACAGAGGCGAGGTGCGGGTGGAGGAGGTCAACCGCGCCCGGTTCAGCCACCAGAAGCAGCCTCCGAGACGCGTGGATGTACCCAGCCTGAACCGGGCCAGGAGCAGCGCCAGCAGCGTCCCGTACTCAAAGGACTCCATGGATGATGATGTGTCCTTCCCACGGGCCAAGACCCCCGCAGCCCGGTCAGTCAACACCTCCTACAGCGGCAGACCCTATGATGCTGACCTATGA